The following proteins come from a genomic window of Chiroxiphia lanceolata isolate bChiLan1 chromosome 28, bChiLan1.pri, whole genome shotgun sequence:
- the REEP4 gene encoding receptor expression-enhancing protein 4 — translation MMSWILSRVIELVFGMLYPAYASYKAVKAKNIREYVRWMMYWIVFALFMATETFTDLLISWFPFYYEVKMAFVLWLLSPYTRGASLLYRRFVHPTLARKEKDIDTFLVRTRERGYETMLHFGKRGLNLAATAAVQAATKSQGALAGRLRSFSMQDLRCIPDEGPAPFPDPLYLEEQDGRRLGCGAAPPARRYESDTEDDDDEEELWSDSGVTPQPSPRRDPKPLSRSQSLRSLRKTPGKEGSSRLLRSRIRRKTAPSEQDS, via the exons ATGATGTCCTGGATCCTCAGCCGGGTGATCGA GCTGGTTTTTGGGATGCTCTACCCAGCCTACGCGTCCTACAAGGCTGTGAAGGCCAAAAACATCCGGGAATAT gtCCGCTGGATGATGTACTGGATCGTCTTCGCACTCTTCATGGCCACGGAGACCTTCACTGACCTCCTCATCTCCTg gttCCCGTTCTACTACGAGGTGAAGATGGCCTTTGTGCTCTGGCTGCTGTCCCCGTACACGCGGGGGGCCAGCCTGCTCTACCGCCGCTTCGTGCACCCCACGCTGGCCCGCAAGGAGAAG GACATCGACACCTTCCTGGTCCGGACCCGGGAACGTGGCTACGAGACGATGCTGCACTTCGGCAAGAGGGGCCTCAACCTGGCGGCCACTGCCGCCGTCCAGGCGGCCACCAAG agcCAGGGCGCCCTGGCCGGGCGGCTGCGCAGTTTCAGCATGCAGGACCTGCGCTGCATCCCCGACGAGGGCCCCGCGCCCTTCCCGGACCCGCTGTACCTGGAGGAGCAGGACGGCCGCCGGCTGG GCTGCGGCGCGGCTCCGCCCGCCCGGCGCTACGAGAGCGACAcggaggatgatgatgatgaggagGAGCTGTGGTCGGACTCGGGGGTGACCCCACAGCCTTCCCCACGCCGGGATCCCAAGCCCCTGTCCCGCAGCCAGAGCCTGCGCTCCCTGAGGAAGACCCCGGGAAAAGAG ggctcttCCCGGCTCCTGCGCAGCCGGATCAGGAGGAAAACGGCCCCCTCGGAGCAGGACAGCTAA
- the HR gene encoding lysine-specific demethylase hairless, with product MGDGRFAGVDWRLGSYAPAWGQPLYLGVPPRCKAALTPFDDCSSSGNKEFYPKKEPGFHPPAKDHAAPQLLGKGQAGQDRDGEGEPAGPEPPGAPWRDGRAGGSSAVPAAHARTPPPSASHPLFLLQPGAGGCGGPWVGARPHGADFSMETGPGRPSEPKDERLGYQSLQPGSPPGSREPNPSPLLADGHYPPALAKPEPPPACLCPTPGCDGCPGVGCRVPNPFEPALGMPGGRFPCPPSNHTKLKKTWLTRHSEQSLPRLKAARRDGGPEPPGEGKRSAKRPHGTAEGPRAASEGAGAAKRGTKATVCPGEGTESRGDPEERRMELGEGEPPSRQEPWCLQSLPCTALPPGIPRCCACAPLGEEEEEEEPPESTCRLLHFRRFALGDNGELSVDGLCTLGEAEGELPEEPGPEPGGRSVGSSLCLAKYLLGVLGDPFCDAVRRDRDTWPGAPGRPEGVMAWRRGEGAPQLCDACQRSFFNSHWSCARCGFQLCPACHRSRREADGPEGPAQPPQCTPGPEHPVTALVPTQFVPTCVLTRLWKLLHEVRAKFGIESHCPCREGAAEQSPAEPPGRQEPPGAAVPTLPPPSHGQANTSRPIKEESPEGGPPSPGQPPARGAMQTTTLCDLLASTAVKLCLGQDGVRMAFAPVVPTLPSDNRLTSILDSIIARVVEKKIQERQVGGELSPPSTPEPPASHCVLEPSGLLWLHDPGHASNYKLFQEHWRQGQPVLVSGLQKRLEGRLWGPESFRPPRGEQEVEAVNLRAPASRVRLSSREFWDGFAASAASPEQEQGTGDLLKLESGFGDMELSRTTNLRASLPLPEYCGASGRLNLATHLRGRRGRRWLRPRVCAAYGVHPRDRNVGTKNLLVEAADSINILVHAAAAPREVLLPGDTDDVDAALRERLKDTGGRPGALWHIFRAEDAARIRDFLSKASEEPGQEGVATGEPPGRSLDPPGRYLGAALRRRLREECGVSGWTLLQCLGDAVLVPAGAPHQVQSLTGTISVEQRFLSPESSARLRLLGPDPTGTTRQLHAQLDGMIFAAVREALGVLRGCK from the exons ATGGGGGACGGGCGGTTCGCCGGCGTGGACTGGCGCCTGGGCTCCTACGCGCCCGCCTGGGGACAGCCCCTCTACCTGGGGGTCCCGCCCAGGTGCAAGGCGGCCCTGACCCCCTTCGACGACTGCTCCAGCTCAGGGAACAAG GAGTTTTACCCGAAGAAAGAACCCGGTTTCCACCCCCCCGCCAAGGACCACGCGGCGCCGCAGCTGCTGGGCAagggccaggcagggcaggacagagaCGGGGAGGGGGAgccggcggggccggagccgcCGGGAGCCCCGTGGAGGGATGGCCGAGCCGGGGGCAGCTCGGCGGTGCCCGCTGCCCACGCCCGAACGCCTCCCCCCAGCGCCAGCcaccccctcttcctcctgcagcccggcgcggggggctgcgggggtccctgggtgggCGCGCGGCCCCACGGCGCCGATTTTTCCATGGAAACGGGGCCGGGACGGCCCTCGGAGCCCAAAGATGAGCGCCTGGGGTACCAAAGCCTCCAGCCCGGCTCGCCACCGGGATCCAGGGAGCCCAACCCGTCGCCTCTGCTCGCGGACGGGCACTACCCGCCGGCTCTCGCCAAGCCGGAGCCCCCCCCAGCCTGTCTCTGCCCCACCCCGGGCTGCGATGGGTGCCCGGGGGTGGGCTGCAGAGTGCCCAACCCCTTCGAGCCCGCGCTGGGCATGCCCGGGGGGCGTTTCCCGTGCCCCCCCAGCAACCACACCAAGCTGAAGAAGACGTGGCTGACGCGGCACTCGGAGCAGTCGCTGCCTCGCCTCAAGGCTGCCCGGCGGGACGGGGGTCCCGAGCCCCCCGGGGAGGGCAAACGCTCGGCCAAACGCCCCCATGGCACCGCCGAGGGACCCCGAGCTGCCAGCGAGGGCGCCGGGGCGGCCAAGAGGGGCACGAAGGCCACCGTGTGCCCCGGGGAGGGCACAGAGAGCCGAGGGGACCCCGAGGAGaggaggatggagctgggagagggag aGCCGCCGAGCCGGCAGGAGCCGTGGTGCCTGCAGAGCCTGCCCTGCACTGCGCTGCCCCCGGGCATCCCCcgctgctgtgcctgtgcccccctgggcgaggaggaggaggaggaggagccccCAGAGAGCACCTGTAGGCTGCTGCACTTCCGCAG gtTCGCCCTGGGGGACAACGGGGAGCTGAGTGTTGACGGCCTCTGCACCCTGGGGGAGGCCGAGGGGGAGCTGCCGGAGGAACCCGGCCCCGAGCCGGGGGGCAGGAGTGTGGGGAGCAGCCTCTGCCTGGCCAAGTAcctcctgggggtcctgggggaccCCTTCTGCGACGCCGTccgcagggacagggacacgtGGCCGGGAGCCCCCGGCAGGCCCGAGG GGGTGATGGCCTGGAGGCGGGGGGAAGGAGCCCCCCAGCTCTGCGACGCCTGCCAGCGCAGCTTCTTCAACTCCCACTGGAGCTGCGCCAGATGTGGCTTCCAGCTGTGCCCCGCCTGCCACCGCAGCAGGAGGGAGGCCGACGGCCCCG AGGGTCCAGCACAGCCGCCTCAGTGCACCCCCGGGCCAGAGCACCCCGTCACAGCCCTGGTCCCCACGCAGTTCGTCCCCACCTGTG TCCTGACCAGGCTCTGGAAGCTTCTGCACGAGGTCAGGGCCAAGTTTGGCATCGAGtcccactgtccctgcagggaaggggctgcggAGCAGAGCCCGGCTGAGCCCCCGGGCAGGCAG GAGCCGCCGGGGGCCGCGGTGCCCACCCTGCCACCCCCCAGCCACGGCCAAGCCAACACCTCCCGGCCCATCAAGGAAG AGAGCCCCGAGGGGGGGCCACCATCACCGGGgcagcccccggcccggggggccATGCAGACCACCACCCTGTGCGACCTGCTGGCCTCCACCGCCGTGAagctgtgcctggggcaggACGGGGTGCGCATGGCCTTCGCCCCCGTggtgcccaccctgcccagc GACAACCGCCTGACCAGCATCCTGGACAGCATCATCGCCCGCGTGGTGGAGAAGAAGATCCAGGAGAGGCAGGTGGGGGGCGAGCTGAGCCCGCCCAGcacccccgagccccccgcATCCCACTGCGTCCTGGAGCCCAGtgggctgctctggctgcacGACCCCGGCCATGCCAGCAACTACAAACTCTTCCAGGAGCACTGGCGGCAGGGCCAG CCCGTGCTGGTTTCAGGGCTGCAGAAGAGGCTGGAGGGGCGGCTCTGGGGGCCGGAGTCGTTCCGCCCACCCcggggggagcaggaggtggaggCGGTGAACCTGCGGGCGCCGGCGAGTCGTGTCCGCCTGAGCAGCCGGGAGTTCTGGGATGGCTTTGCTGCCAGTGCGG CATCCCCGGAGCAGGAACAGGGCACTGGGGACTTGCTGAAGCTGGAGAGTGGCTTTGGGGACATGGAGCTGAGCCG GACCACCAACCTGCGTGCCAGCCTGCCCCTGCCCGAGTACTGCGGGGCCAGCGGCCGCCTCAACCTGGCCACCCACctgcggggccggcggggccggcgctggCTGCGCCCACGTGTCTGTGCAGCCTATG GTGTGCACCCGCGGGACCGGAACGTCGGGACCAAAAACCTGTTGGTGGAAGCTGCCGATTCCATCAACATCCTGGTTCACGCTGCGGCGGCACCGCGGG AGGTGCTCCTGCCCGGCGACACGGATGACGTGGATGCGGCGCTGAGGGAGCGGCTCAAGGACACGGGCGGCCGGCCCGGGGCACTGTGGCACATCTTCCGTGCCGAGGACGCCGCCCGGATCCGGGATTTCCTGAGCAAG GCATCCGAGGAGCCGGGGCAGGAGGGGGTGGCCACGGGGGAGCCCCCCGGGCGCTCCCTGGACCCCCCCGGGCGTTACCTGGGCGCGGCGCTGCGGAGGCGGCTGCGGGAGGAGTGCGGGGTGAGCGGCTGGACCCTCCTCCAGTGCCTGGGGGACGCCGTGCTGGTCCCCGCGGGGGCTCCCCACCAG GTACAGAGCCTGACGGGCACCATCAGCGTGGAGCAGCGGTTCCTGTCCCCGGAGAGCTCCGCCCGCCTCCGGCTCCTCGGCCCCGATCCCACCGGGACCACACGCCAGCTCCACGCCCAG CTGGATGGGATGATCTTCGCCGCCGTGCGGGAGGCGCTGGGGGTCCTGCGGGGCTGCAAGTGA
- the LOC116799360 gene encoding vegetative cell wall protein gp1-like, with protein sequence MGGEGVGGPRAAEPPARLPQSSQPFTSFSFPCILQSSQPFSYRSPPRLPKSCKLFPPSALCPLSQSSQPFPACAPPCLPQSSQPFPYRSPPRLPKPSDPFPFYLPPYSPLGVPQSSRPFPFCAPPCIAKATELFPCYVPPQPSRPFPTYTPLPIPQSSRPFPSSGTPHPTPPCTPQSPDPLPHRPLQPTRRRGSLSPRLHVWEVPSPPQNPATP encoded by the exons ATGGGCGGCGAGGGGGTGGGCGGGCCCCGCGCGGCGGAGCCCCCGGCGCG TCTCCCCCAGTCCAGCCAGCCCTTCACGTCCTTCAGCTTCCCGTGCATCCTGCAGTCCAGCCAGCCCTTCTCCTACCGCAgccccccccggctccccaAATCCTGCAAACTCTTCCCGCCCAGCGCCCTGTGCCCCCTGTCCCAGTCCAGCCAGCCCTTCCCGGCCTGTGCCCCCCCATGCCTCCCCCAGTCCAGCCAGCCCTTCCCCTACCGCAGCCCCCCGCGGCTCCCCAAGCCTAGCGACCCCTTCCCCTTCTACCTGCCCCCCTACAGCCCCCTGGGGGTCCCCCAGTCCAGCAGACCCTTCCCCTTCTGCGCCCCACCCTGCATCGCCAAGGCCACCGAGCTCTTCCCTTGCTAcgtgcccccccagcccagcagaccCTTCCCCACCtacacccccctccccatcccgcAGTCCAGCAGGCCCTTCCCCTCCTCCGggaccccccatcccaccccgcCCTGCACCCCACAATCGCCAGACCCCCTCCCTCACCGCCCCCTCCAGCCCACGCGCCGCCGGGGCTCCTTGTCCCCCCGCCTGCACGTCTGGGAGGTCCCCTCCCCGCCCCAAAACCCCGCCACCCCCTGA
- the NUDT18 gene encoding 8-oxo-dGDP phosphatase NUDT18: MGDAPTAELDAVLDGGAWEVGATFEGSPAPPAPVSLGRTVCYVVLAVLFNEEGAVLLVQEAKPECRGRWYLPAGRMEPGEGVVEALRREVKEESGLECEPVTLLALEERGPAWIRFAFLARPAGGTLKTLEEADAESLQAQWWSGDPRALPLRSLDILPVLDLAARYRRSPPHPPTLPRQLPCAPLCLRLLLPFTSPAGDLWVLLGTAGTPHLPVVACGTSPPELRAGLCRPALRLLRDCLPWDPPWDPQTGVLGLLGLQHRAGGAGEADGICFNVVLSAPGSRGDVPPEPCDPALRWWHVEDEGLRGRILQRLRATVPIRS, translated from the exons ATGGGGGACGCCCCGACGGCGGAGCTGGACGCGGTGCTGGACGGGGGCGCTTGGGAAGTGGGGGCGACTTTCGAGGGGtcccccgcgccccccgcgcccgtGAGCCTGGGCAGGACCGTCTGCTACGTGGTGCTGGCCGTGCTGTTCAACGAGGAG GGCGcggtgctgctggtgcaggaggCGAAGCCCGAGTGCCGCGGGAGGTGGTACCTGCCCGCGGGCAGGATGGAGCCCGGGGAGGGGGTCGTGGAGGCCCTGCGGCGGGAGGTGAAGGAGGAGTCGGGGCTGGAGTGCGAGCCCGTCACGCTGCTGGCGCTGGAGGAGCGCGGCCCCGCCTGGATCCGCTTCGCCTTCCTGGCGCGTCCCGCGG GTGGGACCCTGAAGACCCTCGAGGAGGCGGACGCCGAGTCCCTGCAGGCCCAGTGGTGGTCGGGGGACCCCCGAGCGCTGCCCCTGCGCTCCCTGGACATCCTGCCCGTGCTGGACCTGGCCGCCCGCTACCGCCGGAGCCCCCCGCACCCCCCGACCCTGCCCCGccagctgccctgtgcccccctctGCCTGCGCCTCCTGCTGCCCTTCACCAGCCCCGCTGGCgacctgtgggtgctgctgggcacCGCCGGGACCCCCCACCTGCCCGTGGTGGCCTGTGGCACGTCCCCCCCCGAGCTGCGCGCGGGGCTGTGCCGGCCCGCGCTGCGCCTGCTGCGGGACTGCctgccctgggaccccccctgGGACCCTCAGAcgggggtcctggggctgctggggctgcagcaccgggctgggggggccggggagGCTGATGGCATCTGCTTCAACGTGGTGCTGAGCGCCCCGGGCAGCCGCGGGGATGTGCCCCCCGAGCCGTGTGACCCCGCGCTGCGCTGGTGGCACGTGGAGGACGAGGGGCTGAGGGGCCGCATCCTGCAGCGGCTCCGGGCCACGGTGCCCATCCGTAGTTAG
- the FAM160B2 gene encoding protein FAM160B2 — MLSRLGALLQQAVETREPSVDLLEAFTEHWKGITGYYLEATDESIPARQTDIPWRLKQMLDILVYEEKQQPAGETGPCLEYLLQHKLLETLGTLGKAEYPPGMRQQVLLFFSQVLGQVQHPLLHYLNVHRPVQKLLQLSSGRLGSGTEKEEVQFAAVLCSKIQQDPSLLPYILEGRSVLNGRRAQELPDSPREEGVEHPPGTTASCPPAQPSPPQRDSNLVTALVGLCKSKKNRVALKARENLLVLAGLAQEAAAACLVRSSTLCPLLTGHLCELYSAVPPGTDPADVLAVDRPSWRSQGDAAGDGVFPGKESLAAFLCWLDYLDELVMGAHPLVADAITEAVEEKFFQGVLQPQLLQMSELTVLGATAVLAGTVRQIRAPALLQRLVLFLLGPHRHPETPGDAPHALRAQLIDRCDHLSDEISLASLRLFEELLRKPHEHVAHNLVLRNLEARAYLQRQERGPPEADPEEDGLELEEDPYFTDGFPDTGFGAANNPPPGSAPAGKGQVSEVVRSFLCLVPEEAKTSSCMEEGGYDTYVHDALGMVQTCRATVAPWGWPSAPRPLECCHPGGAFYEGHFLKVLFDRMSRILDQPYSLNLQVTSVLSHLAAFPHPHLHEYLLDPYLSLAPGCRSLFSVLVRVIGDLMQRLQRVPQARAKLLLVRRQLLGLVPGEQMDHTVLFKGVVVLEEFCKELAAIALVKGPPEGPP, encoded by the exons ATGCTGAGCCGTCTGGGAGCGCTGCTGCAGCAGGCGGTGGAGACG CGGGAGCCCAGCGTGGACCTGCTGGAAGCCTTCACCGAGCACTGGAAGGGCATTACCGGCTACTACCTGGAGGCCACAG ACGAGAGCATCCCGGCCAGGCAGACGGACATTCCCTGGCGCCTCAAGCAGATGTTGGATATCCTGGTGTacgaggagaagcagcagccgGCGGGGGAGACGGGGCCGTGCCTCGAGtacctgctccagcacaagCTCCTGGAGACACTGGGCACGCTGGGAAAGGCCGAG TATCCCCCTGGGATGAGGCAGCAGGTCCTGCTGTTCTTCAGCCAGGTGCTGGGGCAGGTCCAGCACCCTCTCCTGCACTACCTCAACGTGCACAGGCCGGTGCAG aagctgctccagctcagcagcGGCCGCCTGGGCTCGGGCACTGAGAAGGAGGAGGTGCAGTTCGCCGCCGTCCTCTGCTCCAAGATCCAGCAGGATCCCAGCCTGCTGCCGTATATCCTGGAG ggaaggagcGTCCTGAACGGGAGGAGAGCCCAGGAGCTGCCGGACAGCCCCAGGGAAGAGGGTGTGGAGCATCCCCCGGGCACCACTGCCAGCTGCCCCCCggcccagccctccccaccccagagGGACAGCAACCTCGTCACCGCCCTGGTGGGGCTGTGCAAGAGCAAG aAGAACCGTGTGGCGCTGAAGGCTCGGGAGAACCTGCTGGTGCTGGCGGGGCTGGCCCAGGAGGcggctgctgcctgcctggtgAGGAGCAGCACCCTGTGCCCGCTGCTCACCGGGCACCTCTGCGAGCTCTACAGCGCCGTGCCCCCCGGCACCGACCCCGCCGACGTCCTCGCCGTGGACAGGCCCAGCTGGAG GTCGCAGGGGGACGCTGCCGGTGACGGGGTTTTCCCGGGGAAGGAGAGCCTGGCTGCCTTCCTGTGCTGGCTGGACTACCTGGATGAGCTGGTGATGGGAGCCCACCCG ctcGTGGCCGACGCCATCACCGAGGCCGTGGAGGAGAAGTTTTTCCAGGGcgtcctgcagccacagctcctgcagat GTCGGAGCTCACCGTCCTGGGCGCCACGGCCGTGCTGGCGGGGACGGTGCGGCAGATCCGcgcccctgccctgctccagcgCCTCGTGCTCTTCCTGCTGGGGCCCCACCGGCACCCCGAGACCCCCGGGGACGCCCCCCACGCCCTGCGAGCGCAGCTCATCGACCGCTGCGACCACCTCTCCGACGAG aTCAGCCTGGCCAGCCTGCGGCTCTTCGAGGAGCTCCTGAGGAAGCCCCACGAGCACGTGGCTCACAACCTGGTGCTGAGGAACCTGGAGGCCAGGGCGTACCTGCAGCGACAGGAGCGCGGGCCCCCCGAGGCGGACCCCGAGGAGGACGGGCT ggagctggaggaggatcCCTATTTCACCGACGGATTCCCAGACACCGGCTTTGGGGCAGCAAATAACCCTCCCCCGGGCTCAGCCCCGGCGGGGAAGGGGCAAGTGAGCGAGGTGGTCAGAAG CTTCCTCTGCCTGGTGCCGGAGGAGGCAAAGACCTCCTCGTGCATGGAGGAGGGTGGCTACGACACCTATGTGCACGATGCCCTGGGCATG GTCCAGACGTGCCGTGCCACTGTGGCCCCGTGGGGGTGGCCCTCAGCCCCCCGACCCCTCGAGTGCTGCCACCCTGGAGGGGCGTTTTATGAAGGTCACTTCCTCAAGGTGCTGTTTGACAGGATGAGCCGGATCCTGGACCAG CCCTACAGCCTGAACCTGCAGGTGACCTCGGTGCTGTCCCACCTGGCtgccttcccccacccccacctccACGAGTACCTGCTGGACCCCTACCTCAGCCTGGCCCCCGGCTGCCGCTCGCTCTTCTCCGTCCTGGTCAGG GTGATTGGGGACCTGATGCAGCGGCTCCAGCGGGTGCCCCAGGCCAGGGCCAAGCTGCTCCTGGTGCGCcggcagctcctggggctggtgCCCGGCGAGCA GATGGATCACACGGTGCTCTTCAAGGGCGTGGTGGTGCTGGAGGAGTTCTGCAAGGAGCTGGCTGCCATCGCCCTGGTCAAGGGGCCGCCAGAGGGgccaccctga